The nucleotide window AATAGCAACAATCTGAAAGATAGCCATTTTTTTCATCTCCTATAACTGGAATAAAGTCTGAACCGTGTTGAATAAATCACTTATGTATTGTAACACCCAAAATAACACAACCACTATACCAGCTAAACTCGTTAACATTGCTAATTCTTTTTTCCCTGAATTCTGAAGTACCATGTTTAACGCTGCTAGTACTATGCCAACAGCAGCTATTTGGAATACAATTTCTATGTCCATCATATATCCCCCTTATTTCAATCTGATTCTAGCTTTTCAAATTATATTAAAACAATGACAACTAATAATCCCATTAAAATACCTAATGAACGGTACATTTTTTTATTATTGTCCTTCGAATTATTAATAAGTACAATTTCATCATCAAGATAATCAATAAAAAGTCGTATATTTTTATGTTGCATGGACTTATCCAAATAACCAAGATTCTTTCCAAAATCTCTTATATATTCCCAATCACTATCTGTAAGATAAGCTTGGTTAACATAGACCTCACATTTCTCATTCCATATAGTCACCAGTGGCTTACCAGTCCGTTTTGATAACTCCACTGCTATGTCCATCACCCAATTATTAAGTGGTGCATCTAAACGCCCAGCTATATGTTCTAATGCAGCAACAAGGGATGACGAATATTCAATTTCTGAAGCTAACATAATAGCCATTTTTTTGACACTTAATAACTCTTTTAAGCGATATTCATCCAGTTTACTAAGATAAAAACCCAGTAAAGAAGAACAAGCTAGGATTACAGCCATGCAAATATACTTAATAAACATAATATTTTCCTTCTTTCTTAAAGATTTCTGAGCCTTTCTCATTGATTATTGAAGTGACTGTACCTACACTTCTCGAATTATCAAGGAAAATAATCCGTT belongs to Vallitalea okinawensis and includes:
- the spoIIIAC gene encoding stage III sporulation protein AC codes for the protein MDIEIVFQIAAVGIVLAALNMVLQNSGKKELAMLTSLAGIVVVLFWVLQYISDLFNTVQTLFQL
- a CDS encoding stage III sporulation protein AB is translated as MFIKYICMAVILACSSLLGFYLSKLDEYRLKELLSVKKMAIMLASEIEYSSSLVAALEHIAGRLDAPLNNWVMDIAVELSKRTGKPLVTIWNEKCEVYVNQAYLTDSDWEYIRDFGKNLGYLDKSMQHKNIRLFIDYLDDEIVLINNSKDNNKKMYRSLGILMGLLVVIVLI